Proteins from a single region of Geothrix sp. PMB-07:
- a CDS encoding M20/M25/M40 family metallo-hydrolase yields MRRPAGFLLAGLLALGLGAQGAPPDLLVREIKTNSRLMPNLEALCDGIGPRLTGSANLERAEAWAMDTLRASGAENVHAEAYVLGRPWHRGKAWARLSRLGAQKLDRPLDIAQWGWTEGTRGVVRGTVVRMEAPTVATLEAQAPALAGKVVLVDVRPRATETERKDMKAYRARLRRAWRAARTALVLVPSEKESGLLDMAGGPDLPYSSAAAFIAEGQARLLKRLLARGAKPEIEAFLGGGFGMEPVQAHNVVGELRGTEHPEEVVILGAHLDSWDLATGAADNGAGVVAFLEVLRAMKASGLPLRRTLRVVLFSGEEQGLLGSRAYLAAHAEETEKIQAVLVMDSGSGRISAMADGEVDAWAEALQAALKPAEALGAQDVVYARPRGSDHDTFRRAGIPAFAPRQESREYDTHVQHTRIDEVDRVSGEDLEQATQVMAILAWGLLNGPRLPHVPRDPS; encoded by the coding sequence ATTCCCGCCTCATGCCAAACCTCGAGGCCCTCTGTGATGGGATCGGCCCCCGTTTGACCGGTTCGGCCAACCTGGAGAGGGCCGAGGCCTGGGCCATGGACACCCTGCGTGCGTCCGGCGCCGAGAACGTCCACGCGGAAGCCTACGTGCTGGGCAGGCCGTGGCACCGGGGGAAGGCCTGGGCGCGGCTGAGCCGCTTGGGCGCACAGAAGTTGGACCGGCCCCTGGACATCGCCCAGTGGGGATGGACCGAGGGCACCAGGGGTGTGGTGCGGGGCACAGTGGTGCGGATGGAAGCCCCCACGGTGGCGACGCTGGAGGCGCAGGCGCCGGCATTGGCGGGCAAGGTGGTACTGGTCGATGTCCGCCCCAGAGCCACGGAGACGGAGCGGAAGGATATGAAGGCCTACCGGGCCAGGCTTCGCCGCGCCTGGCGTGCCGCGCGGACAGCCCTGGTGCTGGTGCCCTCGGAAAAGGAGTCAGGCCTGCTGGACATGGCGGGAGGCCCCGATCTGCCGTACTCGTCTGCCGCGGCCTTCATCGCCGAAGGCCAGGCGCGGCTCCTCAAGCGCCTGCTGGCCCGCGGCGCCAAGCCGGAGATAGAGGCCTTTCTGGGCGGCGGCTTCGGGATGGAACCGGTGCAGGCCCACAATGTCGTCGGAGAACTGCGCGGCACGGAACATCCCGAAGAGGTGGTGATCCTGGGTGCGCACCTGGACAGTTGGGATCTGGCCACGGGTGCCGCCGACAACGGCGCCGGTGTGGTGGCCTTTCTCGAGGTGCTGCGGGCCATGAAGGCTTCCGGTCTGCCCCTGCGCCGCACGCTGCGGGTGGTGCTGTTCTCAGGTGAGGAACAGGGTCTGCTGGGCAGTCGAGCCTACCTCGCGGCCCACGCAGAGGAGACGGAGAAGATCCAGGCCGTGCTTGTGATGGATTCCGGGAGCGGTCGCATCTCGGCGATGGCCGATGGCGAAGTGGATGCCTGGGCCGAGGCACTGCAGGCGGCGCTGAAGCCGGCGGAAGCGCTTGGGGCCCAGGATGTGGTCTATGCCCGCCCGAGGGGCAGCGACCATGACACCTTCCGGCGGGCGGGCATTCCAGCCTTCGCGCCGCGGCAGGAATCCCGCGAATACGACACCCATGTGCAGCACACCCGGATCGATGAAGTGGACCGCGTGAGCGGAGAGGATCTCGAACAGGCCACCCAGGTGATGGCCATCCTGGCCTGGGGCCTCCTGAACGGGCCGCGCCTTCCGCATGTACCCCGCGATCCTTCCTGA